The genomic interval TGTACCAGGTGCTCCGGGGGATGCCGTGAGGACACGGATCCGGACCGGCACGACGCTCGCGGTTCTCGCGGCGATCCCGGTCGCGTTGCTCGTGGCTCTCCCCTCGCCCGCCGCGGCGGGCCGCACCTCGAAACCGAAGACGTGGACGTGGAGCTTCCAGGCCGACACGCTGGGGCGGGAGCCGCAGCACGCCGCGGTGTTCGGAGGACGGTGGGAGGTGGCTCTGGACGGGAGCGCCGTCGCGGGGAGCGTGCCGCCGGCCGCGCCGGCCGCGGCCGCCGGGGCTGCCGACTCGTCCGCCTCGGATTCCGCGGTCGCTGCCTCCGTGCCCCGGGTTCTCCGTCGGGCCGCCGCCGCCGACGACGACGGCGAGGAAGAGTTCCACTACCTCCAGTTCAAGAAGCCGATCGTCGAGGACCTCATCGCCTCGGTCCGCTTCCGCATCGTCTCGGGGGACATCGATCCCACGGCGGGACTCCTCGTTCAGCTCGACTCGAAAAAGGGGAAGAACGGCTACCTGCTCCGCGTCAGCGGCGAGAAGAACCGGCTCATCGCGCACTACCTGCTCCACGGCAAGCGTCGTGACCTCCGACACGCGGAGATCCCGCCTCTCGAGCCGGGGGTCTGGCACACGCTCTCGATCGCGAGGAAGGGGAGCGTGATGACGGCGAGCTATGACGGCGTCGAGAAGTTCCGAGTCCGCGACGAGCGGTTCCGCAAGGGGACCGTGGGACTCTGGACGGAGGACGACACGATCGTGGAGTTCGCGGACCTGACCGTCTCGACGAACTAGAGGAAGGACGGGGGAGGGCTGGAGGAGGGGATCAGGCTTGGACTGCGGTGGGGCGCGCCGCCACGGTCGAGCAGGAGTCGGGTGCCGGTGAGAACCGCGATCTCACACTCGCTCCGCCGTACGCGCCCCGCCATCCTTGACGTGGGCCTGGCCTGGCCGGCCTTCCGTGGCCGGGTGGCGCCGTCCGTCCTATCCAATTAGATGCGGGGACGCCCGCCACGAGCCCAGGATACCGCGAACGGGAAGTCGTGCAAGGCTATTTTCTTGCGGGAACGCGCTCTCGAACCCCCGCCATCTCGTAGAGGAACGCCGCGGCCGCCTTCGCCCCTCCCAGGAAGTTCTCGACCGGGAAGTTCTCGTCGGGGGCGTGCAGGTTGTCCTCCGGCAGGCCGAATCCCATCATGACGCATGCCGCGCCGGTGACGCGGACCACGGCGGGGACGATGGGAATCGAGCCGCCCATCGCCAGCATGACCGCGGGCCTGCCGAACGCGGAAGTGAGCGCGCGGAGTCCCGCCTGCACGTACGGGCTCTTCGGATCCGACCAGAAGGGGCGCCCCCCTCCGAATTCGCGGATCTCCAGGGTCCCCATGTCCCCCACCAGCTCGCGGACGCGCCGCTCGAAGAGCGCGGCGATCTTCTCCGGATCCTGCCGCGGTACGAGACGCATCGAGATCTTCGCGCGCGCCTGGTTCCCGATCACCGTCTTGAATCCCTCTCCCGTGTAGCCCCCCACGATCCCGTTCACCTGGAGCGTGGGCCGGAGCGTGCCCGACTCGAGCGGCGTGTAGCCCTCCTCGCGGAAGAGACGGGACACGCCCTGGCCCCGCGCCTGGGCGGCGTCGTCCCACGGGCGCCCCGCGATCGCCGCCCTCGTCTCGGGGGTGGGCGGATCCACGTCGTCGTAGAAGCCCGGGACGAGCACGCGCCCGGTCTCGAAGTCCTTCAGGTTCTGAAGCGTCCATCTCAGCACGTCGATCGGCTCGTAGAGCATCCCGCCCCACTCGCCCGAATGCTTGTCCGAGCTGGCGCCGCGGATCGTGATCTCGAAGGCCTTGATGCCGCGGAGCGAGAGCGTCACGGCCGGATGGTCGCGGTCGGGGAAGTTCGAGTCCGAGACGACGAAGACGTCGCACGCGAGCTTCGCCGCGTGCTTCGGGAGCTCCGCGGCCATCGCCTCGCTGTCGTACTCCTCGTCGCTCTCGAGGATGAGCTTCACGTTGACGGGGAGCTCCCCGTCCGCGGCGAGCACCGCCTCCACGCCGGCGATCTGGGCGTAGTGCTGCCCCTTGTTGTCGTCCGCCCCGCGCGCCCAGATCTTCCCGTCCGCGATCCGCGGCTCGAAGGGCGGCGAGGTCCAGAGCTCGACCGGGTCGACCGGCTGGACGTCGACGTGCCCGTAGATCAGCACCGTCGGAAGGTCGGGGGAGACGAGGCGCTCCGCGAAAAGGCCCGCGTGCGAGCGCGTCGGCCAGATCTCGGTGCGGAACCCGAGCGACTCCAGCTTCCGCTTGTCGTACTCGAGCGCCGCCTCGACGTCCGGGTCGCGCTCCTTGTGCGCGCTGATGCTCGGAATGCGGAGGAACTGGACCAGCTCGTCGACGAGGCGGCCCTGGTTCTGATCGATGAATGCGAACGCCTTCGAGGCTTTCATGTCGTGATTTCTCCGAGGGGCAAACTGCAACGCGTCTCGCGATAAGCCGCACCATCCTAACGCGTCGATTCGCTGAGCACAAACACGTGAGGCGCCTGGGCGAAATCCCCCAGAGCGCGCGGTTCTCGCATCCCCTGCGAGCGGAATCATTACCGGCAATCGATTCGCAGCGCATCGTATCCGTGTGGCGCGCGCACTCGAACGTGATACGGCCCGGAACTTGCGATGGCACTACGCGACTGCATCGAAAGCGCGCCCTGCGGCGGGGCGTTCGATGCAGTCGGTTCCGTGGGCCGCCCGCTCCGGGAGAGTCCGAGACAACGCGAATCGGACCGTGTGCGGGCACATGCAGCATAACCAGCAGTGATGGAGGGTTTCACCATGCTTCAGTTCGCGAAGGGCTTCATCCGTGATGAGCGCGGCGAGGATCTCATTGAGTACGGTCTTCTGGCCGCCTTCGTGGCCGCGATTGCTGTCGCGGTGATCATCGCGGATCCGCTCGGTCTCATGGGCGCGGTCGAGGGTGCGTATCAGGACGCGGTTGACGCCCTGAACTCGATGTAATCACCCACGACCCCACGAGCGACGGATGACACACACAGTCTGGATGACCGGCGGCGCGGTGGTCCTGTGCTGTGTCGCAACGTGGTGGGAC from Candidatus Eisenbacteria bacterium carries:
- a CDS encoding dipeptidase, producing MKASKAFAFIDQNQGRLVDELVQFLRIPSISAHKERDPDVEAALEYDKRKLESLGFRTEIWPTRSHAGLFAERLVSPDLPTVLIYGHVDVQPVDPVELWTSPPFEPRIADGKIWARGADDNKGQHYAQIAGVEAVLAADGELPVNVKLILESDEEYDSEAMAAELPKHAAKLACDVFVVSDSNFPDRDHPAVTLSLRGIKAFEITIRGASSDKHSGEWGGMLYEPIDVLRWTLQNLKDFETGRVLVPGFYDDVDPPTPETRAAIAGRPWDDAAQARGQGVSRLFREEGYTPLESGTLRPTLQVNGIVGGYTGEGFKTVIGNQARAKISMRLVPRQDPEKIAALFERRVRELVGDMGTLEIREFGGGRPFWSDPKSPYVQAGLRALTSAFGRPAVMLAMGGSIPIVPAVVRVTGAACVMMGFGLPEDNLHAPDENFPVENFLGGAKAAAAFLYEMAGVRERVPARK
- a CDS encoding Flp family type IVb pilin → MLQFAKGFIRDERGEDLIEYGLLAAFVAAIAVAVIIADPLGLMGAVEGAYQDAVDALNSM